A window of Longimicrobium sp. contains these coding sequences:
- a CDS encoding cytochrome c biogenesis CcdA family protein encodes MQAQSLGLFVAFSAGLLSFLSPCVLPLVPSYATFITGMSLDELESRDSKRGRRTVFIHGLLFVLGFTLVFLALGASATFIGALLKFASRWVQAAGGVMLILFGLYLVGVLRLPGANREWRMHLAEKPVGYLGTVLVGITFGAGWTPCIGPVLGGILTMAAAQGTMGHGIGLLAVYSAGLAIPFLLSTLLIDWFLSGFRRFRRLLPWINRISGAMLLVLGVLMVTGSFTTLSAVLSRWTPAWLSARL; translated from the coding sequence ATGCAAGCGCAGTCGCTCGGCCTGTTCGTCGCCTTCAGCGCGGGGCTCCTCAGCTTTCTGTCGCCGTGCGTGCTGCCGCTGGTGCCGAGCTACGCCACGTTCATCACGGGGATGAGCCTGGACGAGCTGGAGTCGCGCGACAGCAAGCGCGGGCGCCGCACCGTGTTCATCCACGGGCTGCTGTTCGTTCTCGGCTTCACGCTGGTGTTCCTGGCGCTGGGCGCGTCGGCCACGTTCATCGGCGCGCTGCTGAAGTTCGCCAGCCGCTGGGTGCAGGCCGCGGGCGGGGTGATGCTGATCCTCTTCGGCCTGTACCTGGTCGGCGTCCTCCGCCTTCCGGGCGCCAACCGCGAGTGGCGGATGCACCTGGCCGAGAAGCCGGTGGGATACCTGGGCACGGTGCTGGTCGGCATCACCTTCGGCGCGGGGTGGACGCCGTGCATCGGGCCGGTGCTGGGCGGCATCCTGACCATGGCGGCCGCGCAGGGCACGATGGGGCACGGGATCGGGCTGCTGGCGGTGTACTCGGCCGGGCTGGCCATCCCCTTCCTCCTCTCCACCCTGCTGATCGACTGGTTCCTGAGCGGCTTCCGGCGCTTCCGCCGCCTGCTGCCGTGGATCAACCGCATCAGCGGGGCGATGCTGCTGGTGCTGGGCGTGCTGATGGTGACCGGCTCGTTCACCACCCTCTCCGCGGTGTTGTCCCGGTGGACGCCGGCGTGGCTCTCCGCGCGGCTGTAG
- a CDS encoding response regulator transcription factor, producing MAKQIRILLVDDHAVLRAGLRALLEAEPGFLVVGEAGTGEEGVMKAKQLLPDVVVMDLSMPGAGGLEAVREISALGKEIRTLVLTMHGEEEHLLPVLEAGGSGYVNKRSADEELIEAIKTVAGGDVFLYPSGAKLLLRGLKQKAEPGEDDPLEKLTDREREVLGFTVEGFSSSEIGKKLFISPKTVDTYRARIMEKLNLHHRSELVKFALQRGLLKADS from the coding sequence ATGGCGAAGCAGATCCGCATCCTGCTGGTGGACGACCACGCCGTGCTGCGCGCCGGGCTGCGCGCCCTGCTCGAGGCCGAGCCCGGCTTCCTGGTCGTCGGCGAGGCGGGAACGGGCGAGGAGGGGGTGATGAAGGCGAAGCAGCTCCTTCCCGACGTGGTGGTGATGGACCTGTCGATGCCGGGCGCGGGCGGGCTGGAGGCGGTGCGCGAGATCTCCGCGCTGGGGAAGGAGATCCGCACGCTCGTCCTCACGATGCATGGCGAGGAGGAGCACCTCCTTCCCGTGCTGGAGGCGGGCGGCAGCGGCTACGTGAACAAGCGCAGCGCCGACGAGGAGCTGATCGAGGCGATCAAAACGGTGGCCGGCGGCGACGTCTTTCTCTACCCCAGCGGCGCCAAGCTCCTGCTGCGCGGCCTGAAGCAGAAGGCCGAGCCGGGCGAGGACGACCCGCTGGAGAAGCTCACCGACCGCGAGCGCGAGGTGCTGGGCTTCACCGTGGAGGGGTTCAGCAGCAGCGAGATCGGGAAGAAGCTGTTCATCAGCCCCAAGACGGTGGACACCTACCGCGCCCGCATCATGGAAAAGCTGAACCTGCACCACCGCAGCGAGCTGGTGAAGTTCGCCCTGCAGCGCGGACTGCTGAAGGCGGACAGCTGA